The nucleotide sequence ACCCGTTCCCACCGCCGCCACCAACCACATGCCACAGGACACAAACAATGAATCCAAACTTGAGCTCCTCCCTGCAAATCTCGTTGATCTCAAAGTAAGAGAAGCGATGGCGTCAATCCAGAAATATCCAAGAGCTCATCAGTCATAGTCGCAGTGAATACTGAGGGCAACCTCGGATGACCTCATGAGTTTTGTCTCCGCAGGTGTCAGAGTTGAGGCAACAGCTGCGTAAGCGAGGCCTCCCCGTCTCCGGCACCAAGCCAGCCCTGCTGCAGCGCCTTCGCCCCTTCCAGCTCCTCCCTTCGTGCGTCACTCCTGCGCCTATCTGTCAACTAGGGGGCAGCATGGAGACCCTGACTCCCTCGCACCCGCTTCTGGCCCACCATAGCCCCAGCTCAAGCTGCAGCTCCGGAGACTCGCCCGGAAGCAGCCCGAACCAACAGACTTATATGCTGGATCACGGAATCCCCAGCGGCATTCTTAACGTAGTCCCAAATGGTCTCTCCAATGCTCTCTCTATCAGTCTGTCTGGTGAACAGTGTGGTCCTATCAATGCTGTCTTCCTCGCTCCTGCCCGTACCGCCCCCGAAACACCAAGTCCCACTTTACCCATGTCGTCCTCGTCGCCGCTGCAGTGTGGTACCAATTGGAGGACTGAGTCGGCTGTGGAATTGGACAGGATAGAGAAGATCAAGTGCAGGGCAAGAGAAGCCTCTCCCAACGCAGTCCATGAAGTGAGGAGAAACACTTTTTGGCATTCTTTGGCTTTTGGTGGAGACCTTAAACTCTCACTAATATTTCAGATAGATAGCACTTTGCAACAAAGATAGTGGAAGTCTCCCGAAAGCTAAATATCTTTAACTTTTTGCGAGTAGCATACATCGTTTCttcattatttatattttgactCTATCTACCAGTCTTGTGCGAGATCCCTTCATCCATTCCTGCAACAGGAACCAGGATGCAGAAGAACCAACCGGGAAACAGACACACAAACTGAGGTAGTGTTTACGCAAGACTTCACTCAAGTCTGTCATCGGGTAAAGTAGTCAAACAACTGGCGTTTATTTGGCCCCCATTTGTAGGTATTCTGCTCCCAGCCTTGGCCCAGTGATACGATTGGCCGAGACTTTGAGCTGCCAGTGCAGATCACAGCAAGTCCGGTCCGAAACTCGCCAGGCATTCGTAGCTTGGAGGAGGAACTCCAGGAGGCTATTCAGAAAGCACAGGTGGGTCCATGCAAACCAGGAGCTTGCCATCTGCCAGAGATGGCACAAGTACACAAGTTAAGCTCCTCATGTAGGAGACGACTGAGAGTAGAAGTACTTAACTTGGTTTTTCCCTTGTCTTCAGATGGACCCGCGACAGTCGATAGATGACATTTTGGATGAGCCCATTGCTTCAGTTGGTGAGTATCTCTTCGATACAATAAACCCATAGGTGGCAgatccaggtccagaaagtaaaaaccTGACCACAGTTTGTCTTTAGCCACATGAGTTTGTCTTTAGCCACATGAGTTTGTCTTTAGCCACACGTGTTTGTCTTTAGCcccatgtgtttgtttttgccaGCTCTTAAGAAACTATGTGGCCTTTTTgggttcttttccagactctgtCAATAGCTCTGATGACAAATCTCCAATCATGTCATCCCCTGCTCCTCAAGTGGATCAGTCCCAAAAATCCCAACAGGATAGCACCTTCCTGCCTCTCTGCTCCTCACTTCTCCTGGAGCTCCCTCCGTCTCCCGCCGTGATCCCTTTGAGTCACGTCGCCCCGGCGCCGGCGCCACCGCCCATTTGCACCTCGCCTCCGTTGCACTCTGCCAGAAAGTCTCGGAAGCGTCGAGCTCAGGGTATGTTCGGCGCCGCCGACATCCTCGAGACCTTGACGTCCGGCATGCGACTGCTCaccccgccgccgcctcctttcGCGGAGACCGACTTCGGTCTGGATTCGGATCTCAACATCAATCGAGTGTTGGATCTGATGATAGAACAGTGGTGAGGAAGTTTCTGGATTGTGCAGATATTGTCTTCTTTCAACTTTTCTCACTTCCAAATCCCTTTCTTTCCTGACTGTCCTGCCTACTACCAAGTACCAAACAATCCATCCTTCTTCCCTCACTGTTTACCTTCGCTCACATTTCTTAGAacccttccttgcttccttcctgaATCATGCACAGTCCCTTCCTTCCTATCTTTCCTCTAATTGGTAATATGCAACATGCATCATTCCTTCCTTCgttcctattttcttttcttccttctTTCCATCGACCATGCTTCCTCCTTTCTCTTTGCCGGATGGAAAggaatccatccatcaatgCTGTCAAAATCATTGACTCCACGCAATGTCGAGAGTTTGATTCATTGCAGTGTTGAACTCAAAAAGCTTTGATAGGAAGaagacacacacgtacacacacacacacacacacacacacacgtacacacacacgcgtaaaCAGTGAAGGTTGTTTTAAAAGCACTTGGACTCAACGGGTGGATTGACGCCCCATTGCACCATGTTTGCAGAGTCCCCCTCCACATCCTGCCCCTGGCACACTAACACAAACATGCTTTCAACATGGCAGCACTGGGACAACGTTGCTGTCTGAcataccccccccaccccccaccccaaaaaaacctGCCATGGGCCCTGTTCTGGCTGCTCTCAACTTAGTCATTCATAAAGCCCGCTCGGGGCATGTAAAAACCAGACAGGGCACATGCAGCTTGAGCGTGGCACCAGATCTTCATCTCCATGCCAGACGCACAGTCGGCATGCAAAAGGAGAGAAAGAGCTGGCAAAAGCTACATAACGAGTGATCACGCCCCCAACGGCGCAAACGCAAATACACTTGTCCTTATTAGCTTGCTTACAACGAGCGTGTGCTATgaaggtataaaaaaaaaatatacgtatatatataaaaaaaagagtggTTCAGTTTGGGATCCGCTACAGAATTACACGCAAAGGCGACGCAGTGCTACGTGATTAATTTCCGCTGATTGTACAGCTTCTGACAGAGATGATGAACAATGCAGTAGCATTTGCGTCGGTGCTTATGACAATCATAGCCATCGACGAGCATTTCTTGCTGCATGtataaaaaggtaaaaaaaaaaaaaaaaatagaaactggCAGGAGAGTAAGATGCTACCTCCTGTGACCTCCAGcaacttcccccccccccccgcccctcccctcgtcCTTCACGGTCTCGTTCCATGTTGTTTGACCAGCATAATCCTAACACTAATGATGCGTTTCCTATTTGCCAGCTTACACGTTTGATATGTGTTCACTTCAAGCTGGACAAACGAGACTGGGGGCAACTTTGTGCTGCTATGATTGTATTTATTCTCTAATTTATTTATGCCCAAAAATTGTATTTAAAGCAGTCAGAAAATTAAAGTCTTAATAGATTTTTCACATGTCTCCATTTTGTTCTTCATCTATTAAGCACATAATGCAAAATATTCACGATGGATTACATTTTAATGCTTTAAAAATATGAGAGGATCCCGAAACAAGTTGGCGCCAAATCAATATTTGTAGAATAGACATGGCCTTGGCCCGAGCTCTGTATGGTCACGTGTTGATGCAGAGTATCAACAAACGAGGCTAACGAACCACATTATGGACGTACAGcagtgtaccgtaatttccggtctataagccgcgacttttttccataattttggaccctgcggcttatagtcaggtgcggcttatataagatttttttttcgtgatttttgtgatgacttgatcacttttactcttaacactattatatacagtaaaagctacaaaacaaactgacaaataactcgttttcaaatcagacgagtaaaaactggtcaaatatttaaaaaaaagatattaaaagtgaagacaatttgcaattctagtaatgacacacaaatttgatgcacaatttgtcttcgcgggccacatagaatgatgtggcgagccgtatctggcccccgggccttgagtttgacacctgtgctctaaaccctttctcttactctgccatatcactcagagattacacaaagcagtggcactgtttggaccatctgcattgtattaaaacccaatcaatcagcatttaaattcaattgttctgacattttgctcaccaaaaacaagttgtaatgaatgtgaacttttaatgcattttattcagaaggttactttgaaccttaaacggtggcgcggcgtacttatggatttttccggcctccggcctccagggggcgctctagcaggaagcaagcgcgagacaggcgaagaagagataatgcgccgaagaagacggggtagtttgtgtttacatttcgcgcatcacgcagaacgcgatcaagtcggacattactgaaaggaagcctttatacacaaaccgtcatcaggaggaagatgaagacggctctttttttacttttactggtatgttttttttttaaccagccctgttagtgctgtgctaccgtgttgctgctgtgttaccgccgcgtctcagtgactttgctgtgttacttccgtgttactgcggtattactgtcgcgtcacaggcagtgtttggaaagaaatgttaaggtatgttattaaagctttaaaaaaactttctgtgtccagtctttctttgctaataactcgcgtgcacacttccgcgttgctgcggtactactgctgcgtcacaggcaatgtttagaaagacatgttcatgtatgttattaaaacattaaaacggctttctatgtactgtctttctttgtaaaaaactcgtgtgcacgtgcggcttatagtccggtgcggcttatgtaagaaaaaaactgaaatatccctgcattttagctggtgcgttttataatccggtgcgacttatagtccgggaaTTACGGTATTAATCGTTTATTAATCGTATGTTGCCATCGGTGGAGACAAAATCGGAAAACATTTCTCCCTTTGTATACCTTTGGGCCAAGATTGTGTTTTCTTGGAGGTAATAGTGCAAAACTGTGACCAGAGTGTAATGAGGGATTTTCTGCCATggcctcgctctctctcactctccgtTCCACATCACATCTTTCCATCAGCTCACATGCTGCCCGCATGATTTCACGGCGAGGGAGGCGTGTTTCTTATATCAAGCGGCGGGCGAGATGCTTGCGGAGACGTTTGATGCTTGGTGTGGACGGACGGCGTTCGGGTTATTCACGAATAAGGTGTGGGGGCAACGCTTTGATCACTGGAATACCGTTGCTATAGTTACAATTGTCCACAGTTTTTGATTTTGCCTACATGTCACAGTTTAGCGCCTGCGGATgggtatattaaaaaaaaaaattgtcatttatttattgtttgtcaTAGCCAACCCCCGATTTGAGTGGAAAACAGGGATAACTGAATTTTCTACAAGAATTGTTGAGGTTAAATAAAATTACTTGGTGTCAGTTGTATGCAGATAAAAGACTTGATAGCTTGAAAACTtagtaaaagaaaatatttatagaaataaaatttttaattttaatctaCGTTGAAATGTAAACCTAAAGGGTGCCATCAATgggtttgtgtttattttttatttgattgtttgACCAGATTTCAGATTTGCACTCACAGGTCCAGAGCGCTAGCGAccgttgatgtttttttttttttttatgctatcAAATACAAGTTAAATGCTGTTATATTGCCTTTTTGCATCACATTGGCAGTTACTATAATTGCAACATGATTGTGGCGGTATACAGATGTGGATGAAGTCACAGGTAGCAAATGAACCGCCTGCCCCTATGTTTAGAGTAGCAGAGTAGGAAGAGCAAACGTTTGGCGCCGTCATAAACCACTCACGGGTCGCAAAATCCATCAAACGATATCATTAGCGCACGAGATGTACggtctgggggggggggcgccagGCCTCCGGAGGAAAACATGGCAGGCAATCACCATGTGATGGCATTCCGTGCGGAAACAAACAGATGAAGAAGGAGGTTACCTCATCAATGGCGGACGTGCTACAAATGTACAGCTCTCGTGCGGTAGCTTATTAGCCTGAGCGGAGGACACCCGATGAAGTGGCCGAGGTGGTCACGGTGCGGCCGCTCAGGTGACAAATGGCTCAGAGCCCAAAGCCGAATTGATTTCTATTCCTTTAATGATGCAGAGCAAAGGTCCTCTACGAGATTCCCGTCAAGTCCCATCAACAATTACATTAAAGGAAATATTCTCAATCAATTTCTCCCTGAGGGTGTCCAAGAATAAAAATGTAGTTTGGAGAATAGAAAAGATGCTTTCACGTGAATCCAGTCCACGCAGTTAAAGTGAATCAAAAGCACTGGCGAAGCTGAGTTTGAGCGGCCATGTGTCAAAGGTGACTAGGAGCGGTAGCAGCACATCAAAACGTGGCTTCACTTCATCACCGGTGGAGACTTTTTCTTCCCCCGTCATTCTTCCGACATCCCGGACTGTCGAGGCGAGCCTTGCTTTGCTGCTAATTAGTCCAATTAGTCTTTTCCCCGGCAGCAACTCTGCTCCACATCACTAAAAAGCTTCAGAAAAAAATAGCCAAGTACCTCCGTGGTGAAGTTTTTTAGTAACAACACTAAAATGCGGTGataggaaaatgaagcttcaaatttgcttcacgaATCAGTTAGAGCATTTTTGTCACTTCATCGTTGGATAatatgaatatttttcagaGTTTAATCAATAACCTTAAAAACACATCTGCTATCATGTCACCCATCCTACCTTACTCACAGCAAATCATTTTTGTCCCCACGCTTGCTTTTCGAATGTCACGCGCCACCTGTTGTTTTTACAACCAGGACACCCCAAGCTGTGCGCGTGCAAATCTCTGACAAACTCTGTTAGATTTATTTTTATGGGCTCCTCTAAGAAGTTGACTCAGGGGGGACACGGGTTAAGCATATTTATACGCTTCTACTGTGCGCTGTGTTGACTGCTTATGCGGTGCGGTTTGATACGTATAGCCTTGAAATGTAACAATAGATGAATAAAAttctattgtaaaaaaaataaaacatttccatCATGATCTCTTTATTGTAGTGACGGCTTACACGCACAC is from Syngnathus scovelli strain Florida chromosome 9, RoL_Ssco_1.2, whole genome shotgun sequence and encodes:
- the si:dkeyp-69b9.3 gene encoding myocardin; translation: MTLLASERSLLIRNKFRSVLQLRIQNRRQSEINADSGVKSASPPKIEPKDKSEALRLTDNSVGRRQKTPPGGVTAGTVQEKSECGASRQKKARRDLREGIQDPPAPGEPKDKLRLNNCSASFPLPADVFEDDVSSRSSSSSSPGERRVAPLPVASAFPSPSGFSDDQLLSGLSSVGPPLNRSPLHIQSSLALLPATEGIQASNGVALCESNSMATTSRPNGIFLISQTTPLLPKTARPPSPACSSSPTPAFNLTHLARSRKARDTKPKMKKLKYHQYIPPDQRGASGSGEGGAKQKSPPSQPLDAASSYLLKQQQVFLQLQNLQQEQQQELTVMPREQNSSGTPPLNPQPVPTAATNHMPQDTNNESKLELLPANLVDLKVSELRQQLRKRGLPVSGTKPALLQRLRPFQLLPSCVTPAPICQLGGSMETLTPSHPLLAHHSPSSSCSSGDSPGSSPNQQTYMLDHGIPSGILNVVPNGLSNALSISLSGEQCGPINAVFLAPARTAPETPSPTLPMSSSSPLQCGTNWRTESAVELDRIEKIKCRAREASPNAVHESCARSLHPFLQQEPGCRRTNRETDTQTEVFCSQPWPSDTIGRDFELPVQITASPVRNSPGIRSLEEELQEAIQKAQMDPRQSIDDILDEPIASVDSVNSSDDKSPIMSSPAPQVDQSQKSQQDSTFLPLCSSLLLELPPSPAVIPLSHVAPAPAPPPICTSPPLHSARKSRKRRAQGMFGAADILETLTSGMRLLTPPPPPFAETDFGLDSDLNINRVLDLMIEQW